One genomic segment of Mycolicibacterium chubuense NBB4 includes these proteins:
- a CDS encoding cystathionine gamma-synthase — MSEQRSAADHYRAFGIATKAIHAGYRPDPATGVVNPPIYASSTFAQDGVGGLRGGYEYSRTGNPTRSALEAALAAVEVASYARAFSSGMAASDCALRALLRPGDHVVIPDDAYGGTFRLIDKVFTRWGVDYTAVALSDVDAVRSAVTDRTKLIWVETPTNPLLTIADVGAIASLAAEKKVKVLVDNTFASPALQQPLTLGADIVLHSTTKYIGGHSDVVGGALLTNDEALDDAFGFLQNGAGAVPGPFDAYLTIRGLKTLPLRMQRHSENAALIAEFLDSHPAVGTVLYPGLPTHPQHDVAARQMSRFGGMVSVRLRGGPQAARDFCARTEIFILAESLGGVESLIEYPGAMTHASTAGSQLEVPDDLVRLSVGIEDAADLLGDVEQALSSLA; from the coding sequence ATGAGCGAGCAGCGATCGGCGGCCGACCACTACCGGGCCTTTGGTATTGCCACCAAGGCGATCCACGCAGGTTACCGGCCTGATCCGGCCACCGGCGTCGTCAACCCGCCCATCTACGCCAGTTCGACGTTCGCGCAGGACGGCGTCGGCGGCCTGCGCGGCGGATACGAATACTCGCGCACCGGCAACCCGACCCGTTCGGCGCTGGAGGCCGCACTGGCCGCCGTCGAAGTCGCGTCGTACGCGCGGGCGTTCAGCTCCGGGATGGCCGCGTCGGACTGTGCCCTGCGCGCGCTGCTGCGCCCGGGCGATCACGTGGTGATCCCCGACGACGCTTACGGCGGCACCTTCCGGTTGATCGACAAGGTGTTCACGCGCTGGGGCGTCGACTACACCGCCGTCGCGCTGTCCGACGTCGACGCCGTGCGCTCGGCTGTCACCGACCGCACGAAGCTGATCTGGGTCGAGACGCCGACCAACCCGCTGCTGACGATCGCCGACGTCGGCGCGATCGCGAGCCTGGCGGCGGAGAAGAAGGTGAAGGTGTTGGTGGACAACACCTTCGCCTCACCGGCGCTGCAGCAGCCACTGACCCTCGGCGCGGACATCGTGCTGCATTCGACGACGAAGTACATCGGTGGGCACTCCGACGTGGTCGGCGGTGCACTGCTGACCAACGACGAGGCCCTCGACGATGCGTTCGGGTTCCTGCAGAACGGTGCGGGCGCGGTGCCCGGACCCTTCGACGCCTACCTGACCATCCGCGGCCTCAAGACGCTGCCTCTGCGGATGCAGCGCCACAGCGAGAACGCCGCGTTGATCGCCGAGTTCCTCGACAGCCACCCCGCGGTCGGCACCGTGCTGTACCCCGGCCTGCCCACGCATCCGCAGCATGACGTCGCCGCCAGACAGATGAGCCGTTTCGGCGGCATGGTGTCGGTCCGGCTGCGCGGTGGACCGCAGGCGGCGCGCGACTTCTGCGCCCGGACCGAGATCTTCATCCTCGCGGAGTCGCTCGGGGGCGTGGAGTCGCTGATCGAGTACCCCGGCGCGATGACCCATGCCTCGACGGCGGGTTCGCAGCTGGAGGTGCCCGACGATCTGGTGCGGCTGTCGGTGGGCATCGAGGACGCCGCCGACCTGCTCGGCGACGTGGAGCAGGCGCTCAGCTCACTGGCCTGA
- a CDS encoding acyl-CoA dehydrogenase family protein, translating to MSTAGATTIESLLDLDSLLSEEDRDLRTMVRQFGEQRLRPHIAEWYEAGEVPVRELAPEIGKLGLLGMHLTGYGCSGSSATAYGLVCQELEAVDSGLRSLVSVQGSLAMFAIHRWGSEEQREQWLPGMAAGELIGCFGLTEPDFGSNPGGMRTTARRDGSDWILNGSKMWITNASVADVAIVWARSQDDDRRVVGFAVPTSTPGFSAREMTHKLSLRASVTSEFSLDDVRVPDDARLPEAQGLSGPLSCLSEARFGIVFGAVGAARDCLEATLDYVGSRQVFDKPLAGYQLTQAKIADMAVELAKAQLLALHLGRLKDEGRIRPEQVSVGKLNNVREAITIARQCRTLLGANGITLEYPVMRHAGNLESVLTYEGTSEVHQLVIGEALTGVSAFR from the coding sequence ATGTCCACCGCTGGGGCCACGACGATCGAAAGCCTGCTCGACCTCGACTCACTGCTGAGCGAGGAGGACAGGGACCTGCGCACGATGGTGCGCCAGTTCGGTGAGCAGCGCCTGCGTCCGCACATCGCCGAGTGGTACGAGGCCGGGGAGGTTCCGGTGCGCGAACTCGCGCCCGAGATCGGCAAGCTCGGCCTGCTCGGCATGCACCTGACCGGATACGGCTGCAGCGGATCCAGTGCGACGGCCTACGGCCTGGTGTGCCAGGAGCTGGAGGCGGTCGACAGCGGGCTGCGCAGCCTGGTCTCGGTGCAGGGGTCGCTGGCGATGTTCGCTATCCACCGGTGGGGCAGCGAGGAGCAGCGCGAGCAGTGGCTGCCCGGCATGGCCGCCGGCGAGCTGATCGGCTGCTTCGGGCTCACCGAGCCCGACTTCGGGTCCAACCCCGGCGGCATGCGCACCACCGCACGCCGCGACGGTTCGGACTGGATCCTCAACGGCTCGAAGATGTGGATCACCAACGCCTCGGTCGCCGACGTCGCGATCGTGTGGGCGCGCTCCCAGGACGACGATCGTCGCGTCGTGGGTTTTGCGGTGCCGACCTCCACGCCGGGTTTCAGCGCCCGGGAGATGACGCACAAGCTGTCGCTGCGGGCTTCGGTCACCTCCGAGTTCAGCCTCGACGACGTCCGTGTGCCCGACGACGCCCGGCTGCCGGAGGCCCAGGGGCTGTCGGGCCCCTTGAGCTGCCTGTCGGAGGCGCGCTTCGGGATCGTGTTCGGCGCTGTGGGGGCCGCCCGCGATTGTCTGGAGGCGACCCTGGACTACGTCGGCAGCCGCCAGGTCTTCGATAAGCCGCTGGCCGGATACCAGCTGACGCAGGCCAAGATCGCCGACATGGCCGTGGAGTTGGCCAAGGCGCAGCTGCTCGCACTGCATCTGGGCCGCCTCAAGGACGAGGGCCGCATCCGACCCGAACAGGTCAGCGTCGGCAAACTGAACAACGTGCGGGAAGCTATCACGATCGCCCGGCAGTGCCGGACACTGCTGGGCGCCAACGGAATCACGCTGGAGTACCCGGTGATGCGGCACGCGGGGAACCTGGAATCGGTGCTCACCTACGAGGGCACCTCCGAGGTGCACCAGCTGGTCATCGGAGAGGCGCTGACCGGTGTCAGCGCCTTCCGCTAG
- the coaA gene encoding type I pantothenate kinase has product MARLSEPSPYVEFDRTQWRALRMSTPLKLTEDELVKLRGLGEKIDLLEVEEVYLPLARLIHLQVAARQALFATTAHFLADSDGEPHQNPDRPVPFVIGVAGSVAVGKSTTARVLQALLARWEHHPRVDLVTTDGFLYPNAELARRNLMHRKGFPESYDRRALMRFVTAVKSGSDAACAPVYSHLLYDIVRGEKQIIRHPDILILEGLNVLQTGPALMVSDLFDFSVYVDARIEDIEEWYISRFLSMRAGAFADPASHFHHYSTLTDEQAVFAARDIWHSINRPNLIENILPTRPRATLVLRKDADHSINRLRLRKL; this is encoded by the coding sequence ATGGCGCGGCTGAGCGAACCCAGCCCCTACGTGGAGTTCGACCGAACCCAATGGCGCGCTCTTCGCATGTCGACGCCGCTGAAGTTGACCGAGGACGAGCTGGTGAAACTTCGGGGGCTCGGCGAGAAGATCGACCTGCTCGAAGTCGAGGAGGTGTATCTGCCGCTCGCGCGGCTGATCCATCTGCAGGTGGCGGCCCGCCAGGCGCTGTTCGCGACGACGGCCCACTTCCTGGCCGATTCGGATGGCGAGCCGCACCAGAACCCCGACCGCCCGGTGCCGTTCGTCATCGGCGTGGCGGGCAGCGTGGCCGTCGGCAAGTCCACCACCGCCCGCGTGCTGCAGGCCCTGCTGGCCCGCTGGGAGCACCACCCGCGCGTCGACCTCGTCACCACCGACGGCTTCCTCTACCCGAATGCCGAATTGGCTCGACGAAACCTCATGCACCGCAAAGGTTTTCCGGAAAGCTACGACCGCAGGGCGCTGATGCGGTTCGTCACCGCGGTGAAGTCGGGCTCGGACGCGGCCTGCGCGCCGGTGTACTCGCACCTGCTCTACGACATCGTCCGGGGCGAGAAGCAAATCATCAGGCATCCGGACATCCTCATCCTCGAGGGCCTCAACGTGCTGCAGACCGGTCCGGCGTTGATGGTGTCCGACCTGTTCGACTTCTCGGTCTATGTCGATGCCCGCATCGAGGACATCGAGGAGTGGTACATCTCCCGGTTCCTGTCGATGCGGGCGGGCGCGTTCGCCGATCCGGCCTCACACTTCCATCACTACTCCACGCTGACCGACGAGCAGGCGGTGTTCGCCGCCCGCGACATCTGGCATTCGATCAACCGGCCCAACCTGATCGAGAACATCCTGCCGACCCGGCCGCGGGCCACGCTGGTGCTGCGCAAGGACGCCGACCACTCCATCAACCGGCTGCGGCTGCGCAAGCTGTAG
- a CDS encoding (2Z,6E)-farnesyl diphosphate synthase, whose amino-acid sequence MDLIPRRLKEPAYRLYEMRLRQGLSRQRNELPRHIAVLCDGNRRWARELGHDDVAYGYRAGARKIAEMLRWCAEAGIEMATVYLLSTENLQRDPEELSSLIEIITDVVEEICAPANQWSVRTVGDLELIGEEPARRLRDAVQSTDGNGGTFHVNVAVGYGGRQEIVDAVRALLSKELANGATGEQLIEAVTAEAISENLYTSGQPDPDLVIRTSGEQRLSGFLLWQSAYSEMWFTEAYWPEFRRVDFLRALRDYSARHRRYGR is encoded by the coding sequence GTGGACCTCATTCCGCGGCGGCTCAAGGAGCCGGCGTACCGGCTCTACGAGATGCGGCTGCGTCAGGGTCTCTCCCGGCAACGAAACGAACTCCCGCGCCACATCGCGGTGCTGTGCGACGGCAATCGGCGCTGGGCCCGGGAACTGGGTCACGACGATGTCGCCTACGGGTATCGCGCGGGCGCCCGCAAGATCGCCGAGATGCTGCGCTGGTGTGCCGAAGCGGGCATCGAGATGGCCACGGTTTATCTGCTGTCCACCGAGAACCTGCAGCGCGACCCCGAGGAACTGTCGTCGCTGATCGAGATCATCACCGATGTCGTCGAGGAGATCTGCGCGCCGGCCAACCAATGGAGCGTGCGCACCGTCGGCGATCTCGAGCTCATCGGCGAGGAGCCGGCGCGCCGGCTGCGCGACGCCGTGCAGTCCACCGACGGAAACGGTGGAACGTTTCACGTCAACGTCGCCGTCGGTTACGGCGGCCGGCAGGAGATCGTCGACGCGGTCCGCGCACTGCTGAGCAAGGAGCTGGCCAACGGCGCGACGGGCGAACAGCTGATCGAAGCGGTCACCGCCGAGGCGATCTCGGAGAACCTGTACACCTCGGGACAACCCGACCCCGACCTGGTGATCCGCACCTCCGGCGAACAGCGGCTCTCGGGCTTCCTGCTGTGGCAGAGCGCGTACTCGGAGATGTGGTTCACCGAGGCGTACTGGCCGGAGTTCCGCCGGGTTGACTTCCTTCGCGCGCTGCGCGACTACAGCGCCAGGCACCGACGCTACGGGCGGTAG
- a CDS encoding thioredoxin domain-containing protein codes for MSPTNTLASATSPYLRQHADNPVHWQQWGPDALAMAAERDVPILLSVGYAACHWCHVMAHESFADGEVAAAMNADFVCIKVDREERPDIDAVYMNATVALTGQGGWPMTCFLTPDGRPFFCGTYYPKPQFLQLLAAVSETWRTRRADVEQAGERIAGELRSMSTGLPRGGPAVQAETCDNAVAALLADEDRANGGFGRAPKFPPSALLEALLRNHERTGTPTPLATVTRACDAMARGGLYDQLAGGFARYSVDSAWVVPHFEKMLYDNALLLRVYAHWARRTADPLARRVAGETAHFLLEELRRDAMLVSSLDADAAGREGLTYVWTPGQLREVLGEGDGRWAAELFDVTDTGTFEGGTSVLQLRADPDDTARFDAVRTVLRAARQTRPQPGRDDKVVTAWNGLAITALAEAAFALGQPELLSAAIECARAITSLHVVDGRLRRASLGGVVGESAAILEDHAALATGLLTLHQATGERAWLDAATALLDVALDHFADPDQPGRWFDVADDAEQLMLRPADPLDGATPSGASLMAEALQLAAHLASGERARRYAAAAESTLSSAAVLLTRAPRSAGHWLAVAESAVRGPIQIAVACEAPDSELLAAARALAPGGAIVVGGPADSAEFLLDRPRVDGRDAAYVCRGRTCDLPVTSVEDLAAALGPSV; via the coding sequence GTGAGCCCGACTAACACCCTCGCCTCGGCGACCAGCCCCTACCTGCGCCAGCACGCCGACAACCCGGTGCACTGGCAGCAGTGGGGTCCCGACGCGCTGGCCATGGCGGCCGAGCGTGACGTGCCCATCCTGTTGTCGGTCGGCTACGCGGCCTGCCACTGGTGTCACGTCATGGCCCACGAATCCTTCGCCGACGGCGAGGTCGCGGCGGCGATGAACGCGGACTTCGTCTGCATCAAGGTCGACCGTGAAGAGCGCCCGGACATCGACGCGGTCTACATGAACGCGACCGTGGCGCTCACCGGGCAGGGCGGCTGGCCGATGACCTGCTTTCTCACCCCCGACGGCAGGCCGTTCTTCTGCGGCACCTACTACCCGAAGCCGCAGTTCCTGCAGCTGCTGGCCGCGGTGTCGGAGACGTGGCGGACGCGCCGCGCCGACGTCGAGCAGGCCGGCGAGCGGATCGCCGGCGAGTTGCGGTCGATGTCCACCGGCCTGCCGCGCGGTGGCCCTGCCGTACAGGCCGAGACCTGCGACAACGCGGTGGCTGCGCTGCTGGCCGACGAGGACCGGGCTAACGGCGGCTTCGGCCGGGCGCCGAAGTTTCCGCCGTCGGCCCTGCTCGAGGCGCTGCTGCGCAATCACGAACGCACCGGGACGCCGACGCCATTGGCGACGGTGACGCGGGCCTGCGACGCGATGGCCCGTGGTGGCCTCTACGACCAGCTGGCGGGCGGGTTCGCCCGCTACAGCGTCGACTCGGCGTGGGTGGTGCCGCACTTCGAGAAGATGCTGTACGACAACGCCCTGTTGCTGCGGGTCTACGCGCACTGGGCGCGCCGCACCGCAGACCCGCTGGCCCGCAGGGTCGCCGGTGAGACGGCCCACTTCCTGCTCGAAGAGCTGCGCCGCGACGCGATGCTGGTCTCGTCGCTGGACGCCGACGCCGCCGGCCGGGAAGGGCTGACCTACGTCTGGACGCCCGGGCAGCTGCGGGAGGTGCTCGGCGAGGGCGACGGGCGCTGGGCTGCAGAGCTTTTCGATGTCACCGACACCGGCACGTTCGAAGGTGGCACCTCGGTGCTGCAGCTGCGTGCCGACCCGGACGACACGGCCCGGTTCGACGCGGTGCGTACGGTGCTGCGCGCCGCACGTCAGACGCGTCCGCAGCCCGGCCGCGACGACAAGGTCGTCACCGCATGGAACGGCCTGGCGATCACCGCGCTGGCCGAAGCCGCCTTCGCCCTCGGGCAGCCCGAATTGCTCAGCGCCGCAATCGAATGCGCGCGCGCCATCACCAGCCTCCACGTCGTCGACGGGCGGTTGAGGCGAGCCAGCCTCGGAGGCGTGGTGGGCGAGAGCGCGGCGATTCTGGAGGACCACGCCGCGCTGGCGACCGGGCTGCTGACGCTGCACCAAGCCACCGGAGAGCGGGCCTGGCTCGATGCCGCCACCGCTCTGCTGGATGTGGCGCTCGACCACTTCGCCGATCCCGACCAGCCGGGCCGCTGGTTCGACGTGGCCGACGATGCCGAGCAGCTGATGCTGCGGCCGGCCGATCCGCTCGACGGCGCCACGCCGTCGGGCGCGTCGCTGATGGCCGAGGCGCTTCAACTGGCCGCGCACCTGGCGTCCGGGGAGCGGGCGCGACGCTATGCGGCGGCTGCCGAGTCGACGCTGTCCAGCGCAGCGGTGCTGCTGACGCGGGCGCCGCGCTCGGCCGGGCACTGGCTGGCGGTCGCCGAGTCGGCGGTGCGCGGCCCGATCCAGATCGCCGTCGCGTGTGAAGCCCCGGATTCGGAGTTGCTGGCTGCCGCCCGCGCGCTGGCGCCCGGCGGCGCGATCGTCGTCGGCGGACCCGCCGATTCGGCGGAGTTCCTCCTCGACCGGCCCCGTGTCGACGGCCGGGACGCGGCGTACGTGTGCCGTGGCCGAACCTGCGACCTGCCCGTCACCAGCGTCGAGGATCTCGCTGCCGCACTGGGGCCGTCCGTGTAG
- the mca gene encoding mycothiol conjugate amidase Mca → MSELRLMAVHAHPDDESSKGAATMARYVDEGVRVLVVTLTGGERGDILNPAMDLPEVHGRMSEIRRDEMARAAQILGVEHHWLGFVDSGLPEGDPLPPLPEGCLALEPLERPVEALVRVVRDFKPHVMTTYDENGGYPHPDHIRCHQVSVAAYEAAADYRLYPEAGEPWSTHKLYYNHGFLRQRMQVLQDEFAKHGQEGPFAKWLEKWDAGEDLLAKRVTTRIECAKYFPQRDEALLAHATQIDPNSFFFTTPMDWQQRLWPTEEFELARSRVPVSLPETDLFVGIEDLT, encoded by the coding sequence TTGAGCGAACTGCGGTTGATGGCCGTGCACGCGCACCCGGACGACGAGTCCAGCAAGGGCGCCGCCACCATGGCGCGCTACGTCGACGAGGGCGTGCGCGTGCTCGTCGTGACCCTCACCGGCGGTGAGCGCGGCGACATCCTGAACCCGGCGATGGATCTGCCCGAAGTGCACGGCCGGATGTCGGAGATCCGCCGCGACGAGATGGCCCGGGCGGCGCAGATCCTCGGTGTCGAGCACCACTGGCTGGGGTTTGTCGACTCCGGGCTGCCCGAGGGCGATCCGCTACCTCCGCTGCCCGAGGGGTGTTTAGCCCTCGAGCCGCTCGAGCGGCCGGTGGAGGCGCTCGTCCGCGTCGTCCGCGACTTCAAGCCGCACGTCATGACGACCTATGACGAGAACGGCGGCTATCCGCACCCCGACCACATCCGCTGCCACCAGGTGTCGGTCGCGGCGTACGAAGCCGCCGCCGACTACCGGCTCTATCCCGAGGCGGGGGAGCCGTGGAGCACGCACAAGCTGTACTACAACCACGGTTTCCTGCGGCAGCGGATGCAGGTGCTGCAGGACGAGTTCGCCAAGCACGGCCAGGAGGGGCCGTTCGCCAAGTGGCTCGAGAAGTGGGACGCCGGCGAAGACCTGCTGGCCAAGCGGGTGACCACCCGGATCGAGTGCGCGAAGTACTTCCCCCAGCGCGACGAGGCGCTGCTGGCGCACGCCACCCAGATCGACCCGAACAGCTTCTTCTTCACCACGCCCATGGACTGGCAGCAACGACTCTGGCCCACAGAGGAATTCGAGTTGGCGCGGTCGCGCGTGCCGGTTTCGCTGCCGGAGACCGACCTGTTCGTCGGAATCGAGGACCTGACATGA
- the trhA gene encoding PAQR family membrane homeostasis protein TrhA, producing MPTSLEPWYTADAPREPEDLPEAVAEGVAQILGKPRLRGWIHVYSAVVAVICGATLVAVSWSVESTRAGIATLIYTLTIVAMFTVSGTYHRVNWTSARARKWMKRADHSMIFVFIAGSYTPFAMLALPERSGEVLLWIVWSGALAGVLLKLFWPSAPRWVGTPLYILLGWVAAWFIGPIMQGAGIAAVVLLIVGGALYSIGGVLYALKWPNPWPTTFGHHEFFHACTAVAAICHYIAMWFAVF from the coding sequence ATGCCGACTTCTCTCGAGCCGTGGTACACCGCCGACGCGCCAAGGGAACCCGAAGATCTGCCAGAGGCCGTCGCCGAGGGCGTCGCCCAAATCCTGGGCAAGCCGCGGCTGCGGGGCTGGATTCACGTCTATTCCGCTGTCGTCGCGGTGATCTGCGGCGCCACACTGGTGGCGGTGTCGTGGTCGGTGGAGTCGACGCGGGCAGGGATCGCGACACTGATCTACACCCTGACGATCGTGGCGATGTTCACAGTCAGCGGGACCTATCACCGGGTGAACTGGACGTCGGCCAGGGCGCGCAAGTGGATGAAGCGCGCCGACCACTCGATGATCTTCGTCTTCATCGCGGGCAGCTACACCCCGTTCGCGATGCTCGCGCTCCCCGAGCGCAGCGGCGAGGTGCTGCTGTGGATCGTGTGGAGCGGTGCCCTGGCCGGGGTGTTGCTCAAGCTGTTCTGGCCGTCGGCGCCGCGGTGGGTCGGCACGCCGCTGTACATCCTGTTGGGGTGGGTCGCGGCGTGGTTCATCGGGCCGATCATGCAGGGGGCGGGCATCGCGGCGGTGGTGCTGTTGATCGTCGGCGGCGCGCTCTACAGCATCGGCGGCGTGCTCTATGCGCTGAAGTGGCCCAACCCGTGGCCGACGACCTTCGGCCACCACGAGTTCTTCCACGCGTGCACGGCCGTCGCGGCGATCTGCCACTACATCGCGATGTGGTTCGCCGTCTTCTGA
- a CDS encoding nuclear transport factor 2 family protein, with amino-acid sequence MSFEPDVLQGFVQRYLDTVANGSADDVAALYAEDATLEDPVGGGEVHIGRQAIAGFYKGMDGDTDIKTELLTFRAGGHEAAFVFAITVGGAMRIEPIEVMTFGEDGKITSMKAYWGPQNITPL; translated from the coding sequence ATGAGCTTCGAGCCCGACGTCTTGCAAGGTTTCGTCCAGCGGTACCTCGACACCGTGGCCAACGGCAGCGCGGACGACGTGGCTGCGCTCTACGCCGAGGACGCCACGCTGGAGGATCCGGTCGGCGGCGGCGAGGTCCACATCGGTCGGCAGGCCATCGCCGGGTTCTACAAGGGCATGGACGGCGACACGGACATCAAGACCGAGCTTCTGACGTTCCGGGCGGGTGGGCACGAGGCGGCGTTCGTCTTCGCGATCACCGTCGGCGGGGCGATGCGGATCGAGCCCATCGAGGTGATGACGTTCGGCGAGGACGGCAAGATCACGTCGATGAAGGCCTACTGGGGACCGCAGAACATCACCCCGCTCTGA
- a CDS encoding GOLPH3/VPS74 family protein, whose translation MTQIAEDLLLLLLDNASAQPALDSPRRDRALAAAVLLDLAHQCRIHPAVSGEPAAGRLVALDVAGAAEPPHPVAVPALRLLQTRPLRPATAIKKLGRHTEGRLLQHLEQRGQIRRVMFSPKLFHRSYRFPLTDRDRVGSARAALLNALFDCRPPTASTAGIVTVLHAVDGLGALLSLNDRGWRWVHARAGEIASGSWVDESPTGLPEVNLAVTASAVRQALAQMA comes from the coding sequence ATGACGCAGATCGCCGAAGACCTGCTTCTGCTCCTGCTGGACAACGCGTCCGCGCAGCCCGCACTCGACAGCCCGCGCCGCGATCGTGCGCTCGCGGCCGCCGTGCTGCTCGATCTGGCCCATCAGTGCCGGATCCACCCCGCGGTGTCCGGCGAGCCGGCCGCGGGCCGGCTGGTGGCGCTCGACGTTGCGGGCGCAGCGGAGCCCCCGCATCCCGTTGCCGTGCCGGCGTTGCGGCTGTTGCAGACCAGGCCACTTCGTCCCGCCACGGCGATCAAGAAGCTGGGCAGGCATACCGAGGGCCGCCTGCTCCAGCATTTGGAGCAGCGCGGCCAGATCCGTCGAGTGATGTTCTCCCCCAAGCTCTTTCACCGCAGTTACAGGTTCCCGCTGACCGATCGGGACCGGGTGGGGTCGGCGCGCGCGGCTCTGCTGAACGCACTGTTCGACTGCAGGCCGCCCACCGCGTCGACCGCGGGGATCGTCACCGTCCTGCACGCCGTCGACGGTCTCGGCGCGCTGCTCAGCCTCAACGATCGCGGCTGGCGCTGGGTGCACGCCAGGGCAGGTGAGATCGCCAGCGGCAGCTGGGTCGATGAATCACCGACGGGACTGCCGGAGGTCAACCTCGCGGTCACCGCGTCGGCAGTGCGGCAGGCATTGGCCCAGATGGCCTGA
- the greA gene encoding transcription elongation factor GreA yields the protein MTDTQVTWLTEEAYDRLKAELDQLIANRPVIAAEINDRREEGDLRENGGYHAAREEQGQQEARIRQLQELLNNAKVGEAPKQSGVALPGSVVKVYYDDDEKDTETFLIATRQEGITDGKLEVYSPKSPLGEALIDAKVGETRTYTVPNGNTVKVTLVSAEPYHG from the coding sequence ATGACTGACACCCAGGTCACCTGGCTGACCGAAGAAGCGTACGACCGGCTCAAGGCTGAGCTCGACCAGCTGATCGCGAACCGACCCGTCATCGCCGCTGAGATCAACGATCGCCGCGAAGAGGGCGACCTGCGCGAGAACGGTGGCTATCACGCAGCCCGCGAAGAGCAGGGCCAGCAGGAGGCCCGCATCCGCCAGCTGCAGGAACTGCTCAACAACGCCAAGGTGGGCGAGGCGCCCAAGCAGTCGGGTGTGGCGCTGCCCGGCTCGGTCGTCAAGGTCTATTACGACGACGACGAGAAGGACACCGAGACGTTCCTGATCGCGACCCGCCAGGAAGGCATCACCGACGGCAAGCTCGAGGTGTACTCCCCGAAGTCGCCTCTCGGCGAGGCTTTGATCGACGCCAAGGTCGGTGAGACGCGGACCTACACGGTGCCCAACGGCAACACCGTCAAGGTGACCCTGGTCAGCGCCGAGCCCTATCACGGCTGA
- a CDS encoding membrane protein: MTAITTRHAPPVTPSEAQLLRLALRADATLCAGLGLFVAMAADPLARLSGLTATANWIAGAALVAYGVLVYSAARVPSIRGVGLAVLAGNIAFVATVAVMLAAGWLPLTRWGEAAAVGFTVVTVVLAALQYLGVRRLA; encoded by the coding sequence ATGACCGCCATCACCACTCGCCACGCCCCGCCGGTCACCCCGTCGGAGGCGCAGCTTCTCCGCCTGGCACTGCGCGCCGACGCCACTCTGTGCGCGGGACTCGGACTGTTCGTCGCGATGGCCGCCGATCCTCTCGCGCGGCTCTCCGGACTGACGGCCACCGCGAACTGGATCGCCGGCGCGGCCCTGGTCGCCTACGGCGTGCTGGTCTACAGCGCGGCCCGGGTGCCCAGCATCCGCGGCGTCGGCCTCGCCGTCCTCGCCGGCAACATCGCGTTCGTCGCCACGGTCGCGGTCATGCTGGCGGCCGGATGGCTGCCGCTGACGCGGTGGGGTGAAGCCGCCGCCGTCGGGTTCACCGTCGTCACGGTGGTCCTCGCCGCCCTGCAGTACCTCGGGGTGCGCCGTCTGGCGTGA
- a CDS encoding DUF4307 domain-containing protein has product MIERPAARYGRQRLSRRSRRWLVIALTALVLIIGVAIAAVAFTRFNSSDVKGELAGYRVVDAQTVEVTVSVTRDDPSRPVACIVRARSYDGDETGRRELLVTPSTDKTVQVKTLVKTSKPAVVGDVYGCGSDVPSYLVGS; this is encoded by the coding sequence ATGATCGAGCGTCCCGCCGCCCGCTACGGGCGGCAGCGGCTGAGCCGGCGCAGCCGCCGCTGGCTGGTCATCGCGCTGACCGCGCTGGTGCTGATCATCGGGGTGGCGATCGCTGCGGTCGCCTTCACCCGGTTCAACAGCAGCGACGTCAAGGGCGAGCTGGCCGGCTACCGCGTCGTCGACGCCCAGACCGTCGAGGTGACGGTCAGCGTCACCCGGGACGACCCATCGCGGCCGGTGGCCTGCATCGTGCGCGCCCGCTCGTACGACGGCGACGAGACCGGCAGGCGGGAACTGCTGGTGACGCCGTCGACGGACAAGACGGTGCAGGTCAAGACGCTGGTCAAGACGAGTAAGCCGGCCGTCGTCGGCGACGTGTACGGCTGCGGCAGCGACGTGCCGTCCTACCTGGTCGGCAGCTGA